In a genomic window of Echeneis naucrates chromosome 4, fEcheNa1.1, whole genome shotgun sequence:
- the LOC115042271 gene encoding vacuolar protein sorting-associated protein 4B-like: MAGGNLQKAIDLANKAAEEDKAKNYEEALRCYQHAVQYFLHVVKYEAQGERSKKSIRDKCNDYLDRAEQLKEYLKKKEKSPPAKPVKESQSDDKGSESDEEEDKEKKKFQNQLSGAIVMEKPNIKWDDVAGLEGAKEALKEAVILPIKFPHLFTGKRTPWRGILLFGPPGTGKSYLAKAVATEANNSTFFSISSSDLVSKWLGESEKLVKNLFSLAREHKPSIIFIDEIDSLCGSRSENESEAARRIKTEFLVQMQGVGNDNEGILVLGATNIPWTLDSAIRRRFEKRIYIPLPEEHARSFMFKLHLGSTPNNLTEADFVTLGTKTEGYSGADISIVVRDALMQPVRRVQSATHFKKVRGSTWNNPGVVVEDLLTPCSPGDPNAVEMTWMDVPGDKLLEPVVSMADMLMSLSKTKPTVNEQDLDNLNKFTEDFGQEG, translated from the exons ATGGCTGGAGGTAACCTACAG AAAGCTATTGATCTGGCCAACAAAGCTGCAGAAGAGGACAAAGCTAAAAACTACGAGGAGGCCCTCAGATGTTATCAGCATGCGGTGCAGTACTTTCTTCACGTTGTCAAGT ATGAGGCCCAGGGTGAAAGATCCAAAAAGAGCATCAGAGATAAGTGTAATGACTACCTGGACCGAGCCGAGCAGCTGAAGGAATatctgaagaagaaggagaagagtcCTCCAGCCAAACCTGTCAAAGAGTCCCAGTCTGATGACAAAGG gAGTGagagtgatgaagaggaagacaaggagaagaagaagtttCAAAACCAGCTCTCTG GTGCCATTGTCATGGAGAAGCCAAACATTAAATGGGATGATGTCGCTGGGCTCGAAGGGGCCAAAGAAGCCTTAAAGGAAGCTGTCATCCTGCCAATCAAATTCCCTCATCTGTTCACAG GAAAGCGAACTCCTTGGCGGGGGATCCTCCTGTTTGGCCCTCCAGGAACAGGGAAGTCCTACCTGGCCAAAGCTGTGGCAACAGAAGCCAACAactccaccttcttctccatttcctcttctgACCTTGTGTCCAAGTGGTTGGgggaaagtgaaaa GTTGGTGAAGAACCTGTTCAGTTTAGCTCGAGAACACAAGCCATCCATCATTTTCATCGATGAGATTGACTCCCTCTGTGGCTCCAGGAGCGAGAATGAGAGCGAGGCAGCACGCAGGATCAAAACAGAGTTCCTTGTTCAGATGCAAG gtgtTGGTAATGACAATGAAGGAATCCTGGTCCTGGGAGCCACAAATATACCATGGACACTGGACTCCGCTATTAGGAGAAG ATTTGAAAAGAGAATCTACATCCCTCTGCCTGAGGAGCACGCCCGCTCCTTCATGTTCAAATTGCACCTAGGATCAACCCCTAACAACCTGACAGAGGCAGACTTTGTGACTTTGGGTACAAAGACAGAGGGCTACTCCGGGGCTGATATCAGTATTGTTGTCAGGGACGCCCTCATGCAGCCCGTCAGAAGGGTTCAGTCAGCAACTCACTTCAAGAAG GTTCGAGGTTCAACATGGAACAATCCAGGCGTCGTGGTGGAAGACCTGTTGACGCCATGCTCACCAGGAGATCCCAATGCCGTGGAGATGACGTGGATGGATGTTCCAGGAGACAAACTTCTGGAGCCAGTTGTGTCCATG GCTGACATGCTGATGTCACTGTCAAAAACCAAGCCCACAGTGAACGAGCAGGACCTGGACAATTTGAATAAGTTTACTGAAGATTTTGGTCAAGAAGGGTAA
- the plekhb2 gene encoding pleckstrin homology domain-containing family B member 2 — protein sequence MAMVKSGWLHRQSTILRRWKRNWFDLWADGRLVFYNDQQRCDMEDDIHMRVDCINIRSSSACQELNPPDGKKRDALLQIVCRDGRVISLCADSADDALAWTMALQDARVNAVVAAPQISFAQEVTASAPPPYSEYAPPPQAYAPGPYGDYAYPPPHATQTVYAANGQPYTVAYPYQYQGGYPAHGVNHVIIQERRRDDGGDVAMGMLAGAATGLALGSLFSVF from the exons ATGGCCATGGTGAAGAGTGGTTGGCTCCATAGACAAA GCACCATACTGCGTCGGTGGAAAAGAAACTGGTTCGACTTGTGGGCTGATGGACGGCTTGTTTTTTACAATGATCAACAACGCTGCGACATGGAGGATGACATTCACATGAGGGTTGACTGCATTAACATCCGCAGCTCTTCTGCATGTCAAG AGCTCAACCCACCAGACGGGAAGAAGCGTGATGCCCTGCTCCAGATAGTGTGCAGAGATGGACGGGTCATCAGCCTGTGTGCAGACAGTGCCGATGATGCGCT GGCATGGACCATGGCACTTCAGGATGCGAGAGTCAATGCA gtGGTTGCTGCTCCTCAGATCAGCtttgcacaggaagtgacagcATCTGCTCCACCACCCTACTCAGAATATGCTCCCCCAcctcag GCTTACGCCCCAGGCCCATATGGAGACTATGCTTACCCTCCCCCACATGCTACCCAGACTGTATACGCTGCTAATGGTCAGCCTTACACGGTTGCCTATCCCTATCAGTACCAAG GTGGGTACCCCGCTCATGGAGTGAACCATGTCATTATTCAGGAGCGCCGGcgagatgatggaggagatgtAGCTATGGGCATGCTCGCTGGAGCGGCCACTGGTTTGGCACTCGGCTCCCTCTTCTCAGTCTTTTAG
- the ing5a gene encoding inhibitor of growth protein 5a isoform X3 — MATAIYLEHYLDSIENLPCELQRNFTLMRDLDNRTEEKKGEIDKLAEEYIANVKSLASEQRVEHLQKIQDAYSKCKEFSDDKVQLAMQTYEMVDKHIRRLDADLARFENELKEKLEVSGYESTDGRGLKKSDSRGLREKRGSRGRGRKGSDEDSPRKKKMKNSDALLPMQPSDVLDMPVDPNEPTYCLCHQVSYGEMIGCDNPDCPIEWFHFACVDLATKPKGKWFCPRCTQDRKKK; from the exons ATGGCGACGGCAATATACCTGGAGCATTATCTTGACA GTATTGAAAACCTGCCAtgtgagctacagaggaattTTACTTTAATGCGAGATCTCGACAATAGGACAGAAG aaaagaaaggagaaattGACAAACTGGCTGAAGAGTACATAGCAAATGTGAAGAGCTTGGCATCAGAACAGAGGGTAGAACATCTGCAGAAGATCCAAGATGCCTACAGCAAGTGCAAAGAATTCAGTGATGACAAAGTCCAACTTGCAATGCAGACATATGAAATG GTTGACAAACACATTCGCAGACTGGATGCAGATCTGGCACGATTTGAGAATGAGTTAAAGGAGAAACTAGAAGTGAGCGGCTATGAAAGTACAGACGGAAGAGGGCTGAAAA AAAGTGATTCCCGGGGCCTGAGAGAGAAGCGtggatccagaggaagaggaagaaaaggctcTGATGAAGATTCCcccagaaagaaaaagatgaaaaatag TGATGCTCTACTGCCCATGCAGCCATCAGATGTTTTGGACATGCCAGTTGATCCCAATGAGCCTACGTACTGCCTGTGCCATCAGGTTTCATATGGGGAGATGATTGGATGTGATAACCCAGAT tGTCCCATTGAGTGGTTTCACTTTGCTTGTGTTGATCTTGCCACAAAACCCAAAGGAAAATG GTTTTGTCCAAGATGCACccaagacaggaaaaaaaagtga
- the ing5a gene encoding inhibitor of growth protein 5a isoform X5, whose protein sequence is MATAIYLEHYLDKKKGEIDKLAEEYIANVKSLASEQRVEHLQKIQDAYSKCKEFSDDKVQLAMQTYEMVDKHIRRLDADLARFENELKEKLEVSGYESTDGRGLKKSDSRGLREKRGSRGRGRKGSDEDSPRKKKMKNSPDLSDALLPMQPSDVLDMPVDPNEPTYCLCHQVSYGEMIGCDNPDCPIEWFHFACVDLATKPKGKWFCPRCTQDRKKK, encoded by the exons ATGGCGACGGCAATATACCTGGAGCATTATCTTGACA aaaagaaaggagaaattGACAAACTGGCTGAAGAGTACATAGCAAATGTGAAGAGCTTGGCATCAGAACAGAGGGTAGAACATCTGCAGAAGATCCAAGATGCCTACAGCAAGTGCAAAGAATTCAGTGATGACAAAGTCCAACTTGCAATGCAGACATATGAAATG GTTGACAAACACATTCGCAGACTGGATGCAGATCTGGCACGATTTGAGAATGAGTTAAAGGAGAAACTAGAAGTGAGCGGCTATGAAAGTACAGACGGAAGAGGGCTGAAAA AAAGTGATTCCCGGGGCCTGAGAGAGAAGCGtggatccagaggaagaggaagaaaaggctcTGATGAAGATTCCcccagaaagaaaaagatgaaaaatag CCCAGATTTGAGTGATGCTCTACTGCCCATGCAGCCATCAGATGTTTTGGACATGCCAGTTGATCCCAATGAGCCTACGTACTGCCTGTGCCATCAGGTTTCATATGGGGAGATGATTGGATGTGATAACCCAGAT tGTCCCATTGAGTGGTTTCACTTTGCTTGTGTTGATCTTGCCACAAAACCCAAAGGAAAATG GTTTTGTCCAAGATGCACccaagacaggaaaaaaaagtga
- the ing5a gene encoding inhibitor of growth protein 5a isoform X1, with product MATAIYLEHYLDSIENLPCELQRNFTLMRDLDNRTEEKKGEIDKLAEEYIANVKSLASEQRVEHLQKIQDAYSKCKEFSDDKVQLAMQTYEMVDKHIRRLDADLARFENELKEKLEVSGYESTDGRGLKKSDSRGLREKRGSRGRGRKGSDEDSPRKKKMKNSPDLSDALLPMQPSDVLDMPVDPNEPTYCLCHQVSYGEMIGCDNPDCPIEWFHFACVDLATKPKGKWFCPRCTQDRKKNSCHSP from the exons ATGGCGACGGCAATATACCTGGAGCATTATCTTGACA GTATTGAAAACCTGCCAtgtgagctacagaggaattTTACTTTAATGCGAGATCTCGACAATAGGACAGAAG aaaagaaaggagaaattGACAAACTGGCTGAAGAGTACATAGCAAATGTGAAGAGCTTGGCATCAGAACAGAGGGTAGAACATCTGCAGAAGATCCAAGATGCCTACAGCAAGTGCAAAGAATTCAGTGATGACAAAGTCCAACTTGCAATGCAGACATATGAAATG GTTGACAAACACATTCGCAGACTGGATGCAGATCTGGCACGATTTGAGAATGAGTTAAAGGAGAAACTAGAAGTGAGCGGCTATGAAAGTACAGACGGAAGAGGGCTGAAAA AAAGTGATTCCCGGGGCCTGAGAGAGAAGCGtggatccagaggaagaggaagaaaaggctcTGATGAAGATTCCcccagaaagaaaaagatgaaaaatag CCCAGATTTGAGTGATGCTCTACTGCCCATGCAGCCATCAGATGTTTTGGACATGCCAGTTGATCCCAATGAGCCTACGTACTGCCTGTGCCATCAGGTTTCATATGGGGAGATGATTGGATGTGATAACCCAGAT tGTCCCATTGAGTGGTTTCACTTTGCTTGTGTTGATCTTGCCACAAAACCCAAAGGAAAATG GTTTTGTCCAAGATGCACccaagacaggaaaaaaaa tTCCTGTCACTCTCCATAA
- the ing5a gene encoding inhibitor of growth protein 5a isoform X2 — MATAIYLEHYLDSIENLPCELQRNFTLMRDLDNRTEEKKGEIDKLAEEYIANVKSLASEQRVEHLQKIQDAYSKCKEFSDDKVQLAMQTYEMVDKHIRRLDADLARFENELKEKLEVSGYESTDGRGLKKSDSRGLREKRGSRGRGRKGSDEDSPRKKKMKNSPDLSDALLPMQPSDVLDMPVDPNEPTYCLCHQVSYGEMIGCDNPDCPIEWFHFACVDLATKPKGKWFCPRCTQDRKKK, encoded by the exons ATGGCGACGGCAATATACCTGGAGCATTATCTTGACA GTATTGAAAACCTGCCAtgtgagctacagaggaattTTACTTTAATGCGAGATCTCGACAATAGGACAGAAG aaaagaaaggagaaattGACAAACTGGCTGAAGAGTACATAGCAAATGTGAAGAGCTTGGCATCAGAACAGAGGGTAGAACATCTGCAGAAGATCCAAGATGCCTACAGCAAGTGCAAAGAATTCAGTGATGACAAAGTCCAACTTGCAATGCAGACATATGAAATG GTTGACAAACACATTCGCAGACTGGATGCAGATCTGGCACGATTTGAGAATGAGTTAAAGGAGAAACTAGAAGTGAGCGGCTATGAAAGTACAGACGGAAGAGGGCTGAAAA AAAGTGATTCCCGGGGCCTGAGAGAGAAGCGtggatccagaggaagaggaagaaaaggctcTGATGAAGATTCCcccagaaagaaaaagatgaaaaatag CCCAGATTTGAGTGATGCTCTACTGCCCATGCAGCCATCAGATGTTTTGGACATGCCAGTTGATCCCAATGAGCCTACGTACTGCCTGTGCCATCAGGTTTCATATGGGGAGATGATTGGATGTGATAACCCAGAT tGTCCCATTGAGTGGTTTCACTTTGCTTGTGTTGATCTTGCCACAAAACCCAAAGGAAAATG GTTTTGTCCAAGATGCACccaagacaggaaaaaaaagtga
- the ing5a gene encoding inhibitor of growth protein 5a isoform X4, with translation MATAIYLEHYLDSIENLPCELQRNFTLMRDLDNRTEEKKGEIDKLAEEYIANVKSLASEQRVEHLQKIQDAYSKCKEFSDDKVQLAMQTYEMVDKHIRRLDADLARFENELKEKLEVSGYESTDGRGLKSKEKRGSRGRGRKGSDEDSPRKKKMKNSPDLSDALLPMQPSDVLDMPVDPNEPTYCLCHQVSYGEMIGCDNPDCPIEWFHFACVDLATKPKGKWFCPRCTQDRKKK, from the exons ATGGCGACGGCAATATACCTGGAGCATTATCTTGACA GTATTGAAAACCTGCCAtgtgagctacagaggaattTTACTTTAATGCGAGATCTCGACAATAGGACAGAAG aaaagaaaggagaaattGACAAACTGGCTGAAGAGTACATAGCAAATGTGAAGAGCTTGGCATCAGAACAGAGGGTAGAACATCTGCAGAAGATCCAAGATGCCTACAGCAAGTGCAAAGAATTCAGTGATGACAAAGTCCAACTTGCAATGCAGACATATGAAATG GTTGACAAACACATTCGCAGACTGGATGCAGATCTGGCACGATTTGAGAATGAGTTAAAGGAGAAACTAGAAGTGAGCGGCTATGAAAGTACAGACGGAAGAGGGCTGAAAAGTAA AGAGAAGCGtggatccagaggaagaggaagaaaaggctcTGATGAAGATTCCcccagaaagaaaaagatgaaaaatag CCCAGATTTGAGTGATGCTCTACTGCCCATGCAGCCATCAGATGTTTTGGACATGCCAGTTGATCCCAATGAGCCTACGTACTGCCTGTGCCATCAGGTTTCATATGGGGAGATGATTGGATGTGATAACCCAGAT tGTCCCATTGAGTGGTTTCACTTTGCTTGTGTTGATCTTGCCACAAAACCCAAAGGAAAATG GTTTTGTCCAAGATGCACccaagacaggaaaaaaaagtga